The Marinobacter subterrani genome has a segment encoding these proteins:
- the fadB gene encoding fatty acid oxidation complex subunit alpha FadB, with translation MIYEGKAITVKEIEGGIAQLNFDLQGESVNKFNRLTIEELRAATDALKAQKNLKGLVVTSSKDSFIVGADITEFTELFAGSEEDLVANNLKANEVFSAVEDLPFPTVTAINGMALGGGFEMCLATDYRVMDKKAKVGLPEVKLGIFPGFGGTVRLSRLVGVDNAVEWISGGTENRADVALKVGAVDAVVESDQLVESAVAIIRQCNEGKLDNLARREEKKGKIKLNAMESMMAFEISKAFVAGKAGKNYPAPVEAIKVMQKHAGMTRDKAIEVEAKGFAKMAKTNVAACLVGLFLNDQELKKKAKAWEKEANDVNLAAVLGAGIMGGGVAFQSALKGTPIIMKDINQDGIALGLKEAKKLLTKRVEKGKMKPDQMADVLNSITPTLNYGDFKNVDLVVEAVVENPKVKDAVLRETEDAVREDAILTSNTSTISIDLLAKNLKRPENFCGMHFFNPVHMMPLVEVIRGKKTSDRAIATTVAYAKAMGKTPIVVNDCPGFLVNRVLFPYFGGFIGLVRDGADFQQVDKVMEKFGWPMGPAYLLDVVGMDTGKHAGEVMADGFPDRMKHEGTTAIDVMFDNNRYGQKNDKGFYKYELDRKGKQKKVVDEETYKLLEPVVQGKNEFSEEDIIARMMIPLCLETVRCLEDGIVEDPADADMGLIFGIGFPPFRGGALRYIDDMGVDKFVELADKFADLGPLYHPTEKLREMAKTGKKFFG, from the coding sequence ATGATTTACGAAGGTAAAGCCATCACGGTTAAAGAGATCGAAGGCGGGATCGCTCAGTTGAACTTCGACTTGCAGGGCGAGTCAGTCAACAAGTTCAACCGTCTCACTATTGAAGAGCTCCGCGCCGCGACTGACGCACTGAAAGCGCAAAAGAACCTGAAGGGTCTGGTGGTTACCAGCTCCAAGGATAGCTTCATTGTTGGTGCCGATATTACCGAATTCACCGAGCTGTTCGCCGGTTCGGAAGAGGACCTGGTAGCCAACAACCTCAAGGCCAACGAAGTATTCAGTGCCGTTGAAGACCTGCCGTTCCCGACTGTTACCGCAATCAACGGTATGGCTCTGGGCGGCGGTTTCGAGATGTGCCTGGCGACTGACTACCGGGTCATGGACAAGAAGGCCAAAGTCGGACTTCCGGAAGTGAAGCTGGGCATCTTCCCGGGCTTCGGTGGTACCGTGCGACTTTCCCGTCTGGTGGGTGTCGATAACGCCGTTGAGTGGATCAGCGGCGGCACCGAGAACCGTGCGGATGTGGCATTGAAGGTTGGTGCTGTTGACGCCGTGGTCGAGTCCGACCAGCTGGTTGAATCCGCCGTGGCCATTATCCGGCAGTGTAACGAAGGCAAGCTGGATAACCTGGCCCGTCGCGAAGAGAAGAAGGGGAAGATCAAGCTCAATGCCATGGAAAGCATGATGGCATTCGAGATCTCCAAGGCGTTTGTCGCCGGCAAGGCTGGCAAGAACTACCCGGCGCCGGTTGAAGCCATCAAGGTCATGCAGAAACATGCCGGCATGACCCGTGACAAGGCAATCGAAGTGGAAGCCAAGGGCTTCGCCAAGATGGCCAAGACCAACGTTGCGGCGTGCCTGGTGGGCCTGTTCCTGAACGATCAGGAGCTCAAGAAGAAGGCCAAGGCCTGGGAAAAAGAAGCCAACGACGTGAACCTGGCCGCCGTTCTCGGCGCCGGTATCATGGGCGGCGGCGTTGCATTCCAGTCCGCGCTGAAAGGCACGCCGATCATCATGAAGGACATCAACCAGGACGGTATCGCCCTGGGGCTGAAAGAAGCCAAAAAGCTTCTGACCAAGCGGGTCGAGAAGGGCAAGATGAAGCCCGATCAGATGGCCGACGTGCTGAACAGCATTACGCCAACCCTGAACTATGGTGATTTCAAGAACGTAGACCTGGTTGTTGAAGCTGTTGTTGAGAACCCGAAAGTGAAGGATGCAGTACTGCGCGAGACCGAAGACGCGGTGCGCGAGGATGCCATCCTGACCTCCAACACCTCGACGATTTCCATCGACCTTCTGGCCAAGAACCTGAAGCGCCCGGAAAACTTCTGTGGCATGCACTTCTTCAACCCGGTGCACATGATGCCGCTGGTTGAGGTTATCCGCGGCAAGAAAACCAGCGATCGCGCCATCGCAACTACCGTGGCCTATGCCAAGGCCATGGGCAAGACCCCGATCGTTGTCAACGATTGCCCGGGCTTCCTGGTAAACCGTGTTCTGTTCCCGTACTTCGGTGGCTTTATCGGCCTGGTGCGTGACGGCGCGGACTTCCAGCAGGTTGACAAGGTCATGGAGAAGTTCGGCTGGCCGATGGGCCCTGCCTATCTGCTGGACGTTGTCGGCATGGATACCGGCAAGCACGCTGGTGAAGTCATGGCAGACGGCTTCCCGGATCGCATGAAGCACGAGGGCACAACCGCCATTGACGTGATGTTCGATAACAACCGTTACGGACAGAAGAACGACAAGGGCTTCTACAAGTATGAACTGGACCGCAAGGGCAAGCAGAAGAAGGTTGTCGACGAAGAGACCTACAAGTTGCTCGAGCCGGTTGTTCAGGGTAAGAACGAGTTCAGTGAAGAAGACATCATCGCTCGTATGATGATTCCTCTGTGCCTGGAAACCGTTCGCTGCCTGGAAGACGGCATTGTCGAAGATCCGGCAGACGCTGATATGGGCCTGATTTTCGGTATCGGCTTCCCGCCGTTCCGGGGTGGTGCCCTGCGCTATATCGACGATATGGGTGTAGACAAATTCGTCGAGCTGGCAGACAAGTTTGCAGACCTTGGTCCTCTTTACCACCCGACCGAGAAGCTGCGTGAAATGGCCAAGACTGGCAAAAAGTTCTTTGGCTAA